In the Pedobacter cryoconitis genome, TTTTGAATTAACTGCTGAGCAAGCCGGAACTTTGAAAATAGTGGCGGCCGAAGGCGATACGCTGGTTATAGGTGCTGTAGTTTGTTCTATCGAAACTAGTGGGGCTGCTCCGGCAAAAGCGGCAGCGCCAGCTGCTGAAGAAAAAGCGGTTGTTAATGATGCTCAGCCTGCTGCTCCGGTAGCGGAAAGAAATGGCGAGAGTTATGCAACTGGTACTCCTTCACCGGCAGCAGGTAAAATTCTTGCAGAAAAAGGTGTTGACGCGGCGGCTGTTAAAGGCTCTGGTGTTGATGGCAGGATTACTAAAGATGATGCGCTTAAGGCGGAGAAAGCGGCTGCACCAGCAGCTAAGGCTCCTGAAAAAGCTGCACCAACTGTAGCTGCACCGGTTGCAGGTTCAAGAAATGAACGCAAAGAAAAAATGTCTCCATTGCGCAAAACTGTTGCGAAACGTTTAGTTGCAGTGAAGAATGAAACGGCCATGTTAACTACTTTTAATGAAGTAAACATGAAACCGATCATGGATCTTCGTGGAAAATATAAAGATCAGTTCAAAGAAAAATATGGTGTTGGTTTAGGTTTCATGAGTTTCTTCACGAAAGCTGTTTGTGAGGCAATGAAAGATTTCCCTGCTGTGAATGCACGTATTGATGGTGAATCTGTTGTTTACAATGACTTCGTAGATATTTCTATCGCTGTTTCTGCACCAAAGGGATTGGTTGTTCCAATTATCAGAAATGCAGAGAGTATGACACTTGCCCAGATTGAAAAGTCTGTGATTGAGTTGGCTACTAAAGCACGTGATAGCAAGTTGACTTTGGAAGAAATGACTGGTGGAACATTTACAATTACTAATGGTGGTGTATTTGGTTCAATGATGTCTACGCCAATTATCAATGCGCCTCAGTCTGCGATTTTAGGAATGCACAATATTATTGAGCGCCCTATTGCAGAAAAAGGTGAAGTTGTGGTCCGCCCGATGATGTATCTTGCTTTATCTTATGATCACAGAATCATTGATGGCAGAGAGTCTGTTGGATTCCTGGTAAGAGTAAAACAGTTGTTAGAAGATCCTGCACGTTTGTTGTTAGGGATTTAATTACTGATTCATATATTTTTAGAAAAACCTGCTGTTTAGTTACAGCAGGTTTTTTGCTTTTTATTGCGTCTTGTTCATGTCATATGTTTTGCGAAAATTCGTTTTCGGCAGGATTTGAGTACTTTTACGCTGTGAAAAAAAGCTACTTATTATTGTTGTTCCTTGTTTTTGGTAAAAGAACAAAGGCACAGGAAACTACAAATACAACTGATAATCCGGTAAAGATTGGAAAGAGTATATTTTCTAATGAAATCAAGAGGAATTTCTCGAGAAAAGGCGATTTCTTTGTGCACTGGGGATATAATCATTCGTGGTATGGAAAGAGTGATATTAACTTTACGGGGCCTAATTATGATTTTACATTGAAGGATGTAGTTGCACATGACAGGCAATCACCGTTAAAGTGGAACTATTTAAATCCATCAAAGGTTTCTGAGCCACAGTATAATCTTCGTGTAGGCTATTTTATTTCAGATAATTATAGTATTTCCATTGGTTGGGACCACATGAAATATGTAATGGATATCCCGCAGCAGGTGGCGATTACTGGTTATATCGGAGATCAAATTTCAGAGCCTGGTGTGCCTACAGGTGCGCTTGCAGGAACGTACAATGGACAAATGATTAATGTAACGGACAAAATGCTTACTTACGAGCATACGGATGGGTTCAACTATGCGAATATTGAGATCGAGCGTTATGATGATATCTGGGTTGCGCCTTCTAGACAGACCTCTTTAACTTTGGAAACAGGTCTTGGTGGTGGTATGATGGTACCAAGGTCTGACGTGCGTTTATTTGAGCAGGGAAGAAATAACCACTGGAATGTTGCTGGTTATGGTTTTTCTGCAAAGATTGGTTTGAAATTTTATGTGACCAGAGGGCTGTATATTCAGAATACAACTAAGGTTGGGGCAACTAATTTGAAGACTGTCCATACTACAGGCAGAGATGATTTAGATAAAGCAAGTCAGAAGATTAATTATGTACAGAATTTCTGGGCTTTAGGTTACCAGTTTTAAAGTTTAGCCCTTGTTTAGGGGGGATTTCCGTCTTCGCTTAAAAAAAACAGGCACTAATGTTCGGCCGGCATTAAAAATGAATGGCCTCACATTAGTGCCTGTTTTTTTTAAGCGTCCAAAGGAATTTCCTGTTGCAGGGTGGCTGGTATGATCGGAGAAGCGTTTGAGGGTATGTTTTGTTTTTTAACGAAAAAATAACAGAAACAGGATAGTGTATTGATAGTTATAGTGGATATTACAGGCAAACCCTATACCTATGAAAACATTTTAATAATAGAAAAGCCTGTATCATAAATCAGAGGGCACTGAAAAAGTCCCTTAGAAAAAAATGGATAAAAGGAGTAGAAAGCATAGTTTTTCTGCTCCTTTTTTGTATTTTAAAGGTGTATTAGAACTGCCTTTAAGATGCTTCTTCAACAACAAA is a window encoding:
- the odhB gene encoding 2-oxoglutarate dehydrogenase complex dihydrolipoyllysine-residue succinyltransferase, whose translation is MSLEIKVPPVGESITEVVLSRWVKNDGDAVEMDEVIAELESDKATFELTAEQAGTLKIVAAEGDTLVIGAVVCSIETSGAAPAKAAAPAAEEKAVVNDAQPAAPVAERNGESYATGTPSPAAGKILAEKGVDAAAVKGSGVDGRITKDDALKAEKAAAPAAKAPEKAAPTVAAPVAGSRNERKEKMSPLRKTVAKRLVAVKNETAMLTTFNEVNMKPIMDLRGKYKDQFKEKYGVGLGFMSFFTKAVCEAMKDFPAVNARIDGESVVYNDFVDISIAVSAPKGLVVPIIRNAESMTLAQIEKSVIELATKARDSKLTLEEMTGGTFTITNGGVFGSMMSTPIINAPQSAILGMHNIIERPIAEKGEVVVRPMMYLALSYDHRIIDGRESVGFLVRVKQLLEDPARLLLGI